Proteins co-encoded in one Aspergillus luchuensis IFO 4308 DNA, chromosome 6, nearly complete sequence genomic window:
- the MNR2 gene encoding CorA metal ion transporter (COG:P;~EggNog:ENOG410PG66;~InterPro:IPR044089,IPR002523;~PFAM:PF01544;~TransMembrane:2 (i841-864o876-897i);~go_component: GO:0016020 - membrane [Evidence IEA];~go_function: GO:0015095 - magnesium ion transmembrane transporter activity [Evidence IEA];~go_function: GO:0046873 - metal ion transmembrane transporter activity [Evidence IEA];~go_process: GO:0030001 - metal ion transport [Evidence IEA];~go_process: GO:0055085 - transmembrane transport [Evidence IEA];~go_process: GO:1903830 - magnesium ion transmembrane transport [Evidence IEA]): MQPSPSTPHQTAPSPSKPSRHSTRRAGDSQLAITRGYETPGSDRKQDDGAGSRSGTTIKSAKRKKPRHRKRRHRRQSFLGGAEDPHPAAPHASIPDAGEDISMMADQTKPQASLPFYKLGSRDLSSTSLESEALLDHRHQPSMRPRRDSRLAQSYRPGSSTTPFRPESGSQTLPSAHRSYRVDNDSGGEEEEVNDRTPLMPPPSGHSPSLPRYGADFRSSPLSFHQRRPASSRSSSSRCSPRAIPSPKFGEQQDRDYDINNPPSMPTSPKLGPEMNYDDAVVTGAEFDFSLAKSIDNRMEQLARSHDVLIDVDGTNNRPAQSPGSSPTSPQINPQERLRRRTTFPAEEDVCFPTEEVSEIAEEDAQRAAKEGHRRRRRLREWPDLSVLEDWSRQEKEERSGAYRAKKISEPMLVEGRLRPQYRLWRREEEEAPYRFTYFNEEFQSTIHAQTISELCQPGGSFRELFIPDPPELDISSDEEEEEEEHHQREGTTDHNNHSRQPSGNVSRVMSPNGNSHGANGNGIHNHNNHQGVYGNQRHQPRTSIISEAVTEARTSAEASPLRKPAQPKPKRYGPRPTFWLDVLCPTDAEMRVLAKSFGIHALTTEDIMMQEAREKVELFRNYYFVNYRTFEQDPNSENYLEPVNMYVVVFREGVLSFHFSQTPHPANVRRRIRQLMDYLILSSDWISYALIDDITDVFGPLIQAIEDEVDEIDEKIMQMHADERGMGPNKEEDNQSVTTSLAPGEMLRRVGVCRKKVMGMYRLLSNKADVVKGFAKRCNEQWEVAPKSEIGLYLGDIQDHIMTMTSSLTYYETLLSRAHSNYLAQINILMNERQEQTADVLGKLTVLGTIVLPLNIICGMWGMNVKVPGQDVDSLSWFWSITAGLVLFAIASFYIAKRVYKIV; encoded by the exons ATGCAGCCTTCACCGTCAACTCCGCATCAGACCGCTCCCAGCCCGTCCAAACCCTCCCGACACAGTACTCGACGTGCCGGTGACTCCCAGTTAGCAATCACGCGTGGCTACGAAACTCCTGGCTCGGATCGGAAGCAGGACGATGGCGCAGGAAGCAGATCAGGTACCACAATTAAATCTGCCAAACGGAAAAAACCCCGTCATCGAAAGCGTCGTCATCGCCGTCAGTCCTTTCTCGGCGGCGCTGAGGATCCTCATCCCGCTGCTCCTCATGCCTCGATCCCCGACGCAGGTGAGGATATCAGCATGATGGCTGATCAGACGAAGCCGCAAGCTTCGCTGCCGTTCTATAAACTGGGTAGTAGGGATCTCAGTAGTACGAGTTTGGAGAGTGAAGCTTTGTTGGATCATCG TCATCAACCGTCGATGAGACCTCGGAGAGATAGTCGTCTCGCCCAATCTTACCGTCCCGGTTCCTCGACCACCCCCTTTCGTCCCGAGTCGGGCTCCCAGACCCTGCCGTCGGCGCATAGATCGTATCGAGTGGATAATGATAgtggtggggaagaagaggaagtcaaTGATCGGACACCGTTGATGCCACCGCCCTCTGGTCATAGTCCTAGCTTGCCTCGGTACGGGGCCGACTTTCGGTCAAGCCCGCTGTCGTTCCACCAGCGACGACCTGCCTCCAGTCGTTCGAGCTCTTCTCGATGCTCGCCTCGTGCCATACCGAGTCCCAAGTTTGGTGAGCAACAAGATCGTGATTATGACATCAACAACCCTCCGTCCATGCCAACGTCGCCCAAGCTCGGGCCTGAGATGAACTATGACGATGCAGTGGTCACCGGGGCGGAGTTCGACTTTTCGCTTGCCAAGTCGATTGACAATCGTATGGAACAACTGGCTCGCTCGCATGATGTGTTGATCGATGTCGATGGAACCAATAATCGACCCGCGCAGTCACCTGGGTCGTCGCCGACGTCGCCGCAGATTAACCCTCAGGAGCGTCTCCGTCGTCGCACGACCTtcccagctgaagaagatgtcTGCTTCCCAACGGAAGAGGTTTCGGAGattgccgaagaagacgcaCAGAGGGCGGCCAAAGAAGGCCATCGCCGACGGCGGCGGCTTAGGGAATGGCCGGATCTATCCGTCTTGGAGGATTGGAGCcgccaggagaaggaggagcgtTCAGGTGCTTATCgcgcgaagaagatcagtgAGCCTATGCTTGTCGAGggtcgtcttcgtccacaGTACCGGCTCTGGCGacgcgaagaggaggaagctcCCTACCGATTCACGTACTTCAACGAAGAGTTCCAAAGTACTATTCACGCCCAGACCATCTCGGAGCTATGCCAGCCTGGTGGTAGTTTCCGCGAGCTTTTCATCCCTGATCCGCCAGAGTTAGACATTTcgtcggatgaagaggaggaagaggaggagcacCATCAAAGGGAGGGCACGACAGACCACAACAACCATAGCCGTCAGCCCAGCGGCAACGTATCCCGGGTCATGTCGCCGAACGGTAACAGTCACGGCGCgaatggcaatggcatccatAATCACAACAATCACCAGGGTGTCTATGGGAATCAACGGCACCAGCCTCGAACGTCCATCATCAGTGAGGCTGTCACCGAGGCACGAACATCCGCCGAAGCGTCGCCTCTACGCAAACCGGCACAACCCAAGCCCAAACGGTATGGGCCTCGGCCGACCTTTTGGCTTGATGTTCTGTGCCCGACCGATGCAGAAATGCGAGTGCTCGCCAAATCCTTTGGTATCCATGCCCTGACGACCGAGGATATCATGATGCAAGAGGCGCGCGAGAAAGTCGAGCTGTTCCGGAACTATTACTTTGTCAACTACCGCACCTTTGAGCAAGACCCCAATAGCGAAAACTATCTCGAGCCCGTGAACATGTATGTCGTTGTGTTCCGGGAAGGTGTGCTGTCCTTCCACTTCTCGCAGACTCCCCATCCGGCGAATGTGCGCCGACGAATCCGTCAGTTAATGGATTACCTTATCCTCAGCTCCGACTGGATCTCGTATGCTCTGATTGATGACATCACGGACGTATTTGGCCCCTTGATTCAGGCCATCGAGGACGAGGTCGATGAGATCGAcgagaagatcatgcagATGCATGCAGATGAGCGAGGTATGGGGCCcaacaaggaagaggataaTCAGAGCGTGACCACGTCTCTGGCCCCCGGTGAGATGCTGCGGCGCGTGGGCGTGTGCCGCAAGAAGGTGATGGGGATGTACCGCCTTTTGAGCAACAAGGCAGACGTTGTCAAGGGCTTCGCCAAGCGATGCAACGAGCAATGGGAAGTGGCGCCCAAGTCGGAGATTGGTCTCTATCTGGGTGATATCCAAGACCATATCATGACGATGACCAGCAGCTTGACCTACTACGAAAC GCTTCTGTCGCGTGCGCATTCCAACTACCTGGCGCAGATCAACATCCTGATGAACGAGCGGCAGGAACAAACAGCCGATGTGTTGGGGAAGTTGACGGTGCTGGGAACGATCGTCCTGCCGCTGAATATTATCTGTGGTATGTGGGGGATGAATGTCAAGGTGCCTGGTCAGGATGTGGATAGTTTGTCGTGGTTTTGGTCGA TTACTGCGGGGCTAGTTCTGTTCGCCATTGCGTCGTTCTACATTGCGAAACGAGTTTATAAGATTGTCTAG
- a CDS encoding putative phospholipid metabolism enzyme regulator (COG:S;~EggNog:ENOG410PFAC;~InterPro:IPR024260;~PFAM:PF12751;~TransMembrane:1 (i626-649o)): protein MAAESGRSPYPNGTSGGSRMAHGDEAALSAPRRSASESDMIEVPRSTFRSQAQGSAASQLPKFSHAVPGVSASTSTTNSAISSRESSPVRSSRPRKTSATPRHTSSRSRKGSIDRSPNRSITTTNTGSGTLPSATVVQRALSQNSRPPVLSPPPNAETFSDVPDPDKPTMPLWATTRRSEPQEPTPPNTSIKRSVPDDFATKPDRSAPRAVNRGQGSALETVQEMASDQSTPSTDTVMNRPLTEESQLQKIDESDATPKASRFHNESGSDSGGNKSSEPMEGHRRHSASKTRGTNALLSKQSSTSLSGGPRAKPADGSVRNMIVETETVSSIPQVSLAVATGDRGNTGRVDPSGTLRMKGSQETIRAKREKKRVRKPATLASGAASSKADIFEAKVASAVDEADVSDSDETFVYESNPPDPYPVRQNRYHSRTPSATSMASQVDQLSAVRSRPGIRDGNHSVTGKRSMKFTNNTFATGPDDPGEESARSHSRVDNGGTHTPRHHHIGRYGRNNNLYPSLFDHESPFPQPQTHLKSPRHFIGGGYRQSRHPGSRAGPNYRTISGTKKSNDGYGYDFDAEGADDERTPLVGSPRVTRSRHGAGRRPNSASLRQMEYMQQRQRGYFSRYGACVIISLLLFLLVGGVTSFVVASTKALVDVEILDIQNVLASEQEIMLDLNVQAVNPNLFPVSIDDMDMNIFAKSRFVGTDELWRKLSTDSSPVPRVENSRKRAEMALIARCAGDASCLFNSTLSLHGKKTKGGVDKGTDPIESDPAGDPQTMLLGRVFRFDSPLSFEPSPWNYVPTASKGQIRLARPGNKTEEGGTERWERVLQHEFELIVRGVVKYQLPLSSRLHSASVSSSIKVIPNEDDDTDGGGKHPPDNKTVSISGTKYYRRVRLARTEDVDMSAVEALKKTFRSLKRAFTA from the coding sequence ATGGCGGCGGAGTCCGGGAGGTCACCTTATCCCAATGGGACCTCTGGTGGATCTCGTATGGCCCACGGAGATGAGGCTGCCTTGTCTGCACCACGCCGATCTGCCAGTGAAAGTGACATGATAGAAGTGCCACGTTCAACCTTTCGATCCCAAGCCCAGGGCTCCGCCGCGTCACAGCTGCCTAAGTTCTCGCATGCGGTTCCTGGCGTCTCCGCCTCAACGTCTACCACCAACTCGGCTATATCCTCCCGCGAGTCCTCCCCCGTCCGCTCCTCTCGTCCGCGCAAGACCAGTGCAACCCCCCGTCACACTTCCTCTCGATCTCGCAAAGGCAGCATCGATCGCAGTCCCAATCGTTCCATTACAACAACGAATACTGGTTCTGGCACGCTCCCCTCCGCCACGGTCGTACAACGAGCGCTGTCCCAGAACAGCAGACCTCCCGTCCTCAGCCCACCCCCCAATGCCGAAACGTTCTCCGATGTGCCCGATCCGGACAAGCCCACCATGCCATTATGGGCCACAACGCGGCGGTCGGAACCACAAGAGCCTACTCCTCCGAATACCTCGATCAAACGGTCGGTGCCAGATGACTTTGCGACAAAGCCAGACCGGAGTGCTCCCCGTGCCGTAAATAGGGGCCAGGGGTCGGCTCTGGAAACCGTCCAGGAGATGGCTAGCGATCAGTCCACGCCCTCGACCGATACGGTCATGAACCGACCCCTGACTGAAGAGTCTCAGTTACAAAAGATCGATGAATCGGACGCCACCCCCAAGGCGTCGCGGTTCCACAATGAGAGTGGCAGCGATAGTGGAGGAAACAAGAGCTCCGAGCCAATGGAGGGTCATCGCCGTCATTCTGCTTCGAAGACCCGGGGCACCAATGCTCTTCTTTCCAAGCAGTCCTCGACATCTTTGAGCGGCGGTCCTCGTGCCAAACCGGCGGATGGGTCTGTCCGGAACATGATTGTCGAGACGGAGACCGTCAGCTCCATTCCCCAGGTATCCCTCGCTGTGGCTACCGGGGACCGGGGTAATACTGGCCGAGTGGATCCTTCGGGCACTCTTCGCATGAAAGGTAGCCAGGAGACAATCCGGGccaagagagaaaagaagcggGTGCGCAAACCGGCGACCTTGGCCAGCGGCGCTGCATCCTCCAAAGCGGACATTTTCGAAGCTAAGGTGGCCAGCGCCGTTGACGAGGCCGATGTGTCCGACTCGGACGAAACATTTGTGTACGAGTCCAACCCTCCTGACCCGTATCCTGTGCGGCAAAACAGATACCATTCCCGGACCCCCAGTGCCACCTCCATGGCCAGCCAGGTGGATCAGCTGTCTGCGGTTCGCAGTCGGCCGGGAATCCGGGATGGCAACCACAGCGTGACCGGCAAACGCAGCATGAAGTTTACGAATAATACGTTTGCTACCGGGCCGGACGACCCTGGCGAGGAGAGTGCCCGAAGCCACTCCCGAGTCGATAACGGCGGCACCCACACGCCCCGGCACCATCACATCGGGCGCTACGGACGCAACAATAACCTTTATCCGTCCTTGTTCGATCACGAGTCACCGTTCCCTCAGCCTCAGACGCACCTCAAGTCGCCCCGGCATTTTATTGGCGGTGGGTACCGGCAGTCCCGGCATCCGGGGTCTCGCGCTGGACCTAACTACCGCACGATCAGCGGGACCAAAAAGTCGAATGATGGCTACGGGTATGATTTTGATGCCGAAGGGGCGGATGACGAGCGGACGCCGCTGGTAGGGTCCCCCCGAGTGACACGCAGCCGTCATGGCGCTGGACGACGGCCCAATAGTGCCAGCCTACGCCAGATGGAATACATGCAACAGCGGCAACGCGGGTACTTTTCGCGGTACGGTGCATGTGTCATCATCAGTCTGTTACTTTTCTTGCTCGTCGGGGGCGTGACGTCGTTCGTGGTGGCCTCCACGAAGGCTcttgtggatgtggagatcCTGGACATCCAAAACGTTCTTGCTTCCGAGCAAGAGATTATGTTGGATCTCAATGTACAAGCCGTCAATCCGAACCTGTTTCCCGTGTCCATTGACGATATGGACATGAACATCTTCGCTAAGAGTCGATTCGTCGGAACCGACGAGCTTTGGCGCAAGCTCAGCACCGACTCGAGTCCCGTCCCCAGAGTGGAGAACAGCCGGAAACGGGCCGAGATGGCTCTCATCGCTCGCTGCGCTGGTGACGCGAGTTGCCTGTTCAACAGCACCCTATCGCTGCacggcaagaagaccaagggcGGCGTGGACAAGGGCACAGATCCCATCGAATCTGATCCGGCCGGCGATCCTCAGACTATGCTGCTCGGTCGGGTGTTCCGATTTGATTCCCCTCTGTCTTTCGAGCCGTCGCCATGGAATTATGTTCCTACGGCGTCCAAAGGACAAATTCGGCTTGCCCGTCCGGGCAACAAGACGGAAGAAGGCGGCACAGAGCGATGGGAGCGGGTGCTCCAGCATGAATTCGAACTGATCGTCCGCGGTGTGGTCAAATATCAACTTCCACTGAGTTCCCGTCTCCACTCAGCATCCGTCAGTTCTAGCATTAAGGTAATCCCTAATGAGGACGATGACACGGATGGGGGTGGCAAGCATCCGCCGGACAACAAGACCGTCAGTATCTCCGGGACCAAGTATTATCGCCGAGTCCGACTCGCCCGAACCGAAGATGTCGATATGTCGGCGGTcgaggcgttgaagaagacctTTCGGTCCCTCAAGCGAGCATTTACGGCGTGA